The proteins below come from a single Miscanthus floridulus cultivar M001 chromosome 1, ASM1932011v1, whole genome shotgun sequence genomic window:
- the LOC136478481 gene encoding pyruvate kinase isozyme A, chloroplastic-like has product MATAARSLHLQGPTPSKPSNPSHHRLPVPSHLRPQRRRLAASSSDLTSFPEPAPATNGVHVSWAAASSVAAAAAAIDVDAATEAELRENGFRSTRRTKLVCTVGPATCGAAEIEALAVGGMNVARVNMCHGDREWHRGVIRAVRRLNDEKGFAVAVMMDTEGSEIHMGDLGGAPSAKAEDGEVWTFSVRSSDTSLPDRIIHVNYDGFAEDVKAGDELFVDGGMARFEVIEKLGPDVKCRCTDPGLLLPRANLTIWRDGSVVRERNAMLPTISSKDWIDIDFGIAEGVDFIAVSFVKSAEVINHLKSYISARSRGSDIGVIAKIESIDALKNLEEIIRASDGIMVARGDLGAQIPLEQVPSIQKRIVRMCRQLNKPVIVASQLLESMIEYPTPTRAEVADVSEAVRQRADALMLSGESAMGRYPDKALSVLRSVSLRIERWWREEKRHEALELQDVSSSFSDKISEQICNSAAKMANNLGVDAVFVYTKDGYMASLLSRCRPDCPIFAFTSSMSVRRRLNLQWGLIPFRLSESDDMESNLNRTFSLLKARGMVQSGDLVIALSDMLQSIQVMNVP; this is encoded by the exons ATGGCCACCGCTGCCCGCTCCCTCCACCTCCAGGGTCCGACGCCCTCTAAACCCTCTAACCCCTCCCACCACCGCCTCCCTGTCCCCTCCCACCTCCGCCCCCAACGCCGCCGCCTGGCCGCCTCGTCCTCCGACCTCACCTCCTTCCCCGAACCGGCCCCCGCCACGAACGGCGTACACGTGTCGTGGGCGGCGGCCTCCTccgtggccgcggccgcggccgccatcGACGTGGACGCCGCCACcgaggcggagctgcgggagAACGGGTTCCGGAGCACGCGCCGCACCAAGCTCGTCTGCACCGTGGGCCCCGCCACCTGCGGCGCCGCCGAGATCGAGGCGCTCGCCGTCGGTGGCATGAACGTCGCGCGGGTCAACATGTGCCACGGCGACCGCGAGTGGCACCGCGGGGTCATCCGCGCCGTCCGGAGGCTCAACGACGAGAAGGGCTTCGCGGTCGCCGTGATGATGGACACCGAGGGCAGCGAGATCCACATGGGCGACCTTGGCGGCGCGCCCTCCGCGAAGGCCGAG GATGGAGAAGTTTGGACATTTAGCGTTAGATCTTCTGACACATCGCTCCCAGATCGAATCATTCATGTGAACTATGATGGCTTTGCTGAAG ATGTCAAAGCTGGCGATGAACTATTTGTGGATGGTGGAATGGCCAGGTTTGAGGTGATTGAAAAGTTAGGGCCAGATGTGAAGTGCCGCTGCACTGATCCTGGTTTGTTGCTGCCACGGGCTAATCTTACTATATGGCGCGATGGCAGTGTAGTGCGAGAGAGGAACGCTATGCTTCCTACAATTTCATCAAAG GATTGGATTGACATAGATTTTGGAATTGCTGAAGGTGTTGATTTCATCGCCGTATCATTTGTCAAGTCTGCTGAAGTAATTAATCATTTGAAGAGTTACATTTCTGCACGGAGCCGTGGAAG TGATATAGGGGTCATTGCAAAAATTGAGAGCATTGATGCTCTGAAGAACCTGGAGGAGATTATCCGTGCATCAGATGGAATAATGGTAGCCAGAGGGGACTTGGGGGCACAAATCCCCCTGGAACAGGTCCCTTCCATACAGAAGAGAATAGTTAGAATGTGCAGACAGCTCAACAAGCCAGTCATTGTTGCTTCTCAGCTTCTGGAATCAATGATCGAGTATCCTACACCTACTAGGGCTGAGGTTGCTGATGTTTCTGAGGCAGTCCGCCAGCGTGCAGATGCTCTCATGCTTTCTGGTGAGTCAGCCATGGGGAGGTATCCAGATAAGGCTCTCAGCGTGCTTAGGAGTGTTAGCCTGAGGATTGAAAGGTGGTGGAGAGAGGAGAAGCGCCACGAGGCGCTGGAGCTTCAAGATGTCTCCTCTTCATTCTCTGATAAGATATCAGAGCAAATATGCAATTCAGCAGCCAAAATGG CCAACAACTTAGGAGTTGATGCTGTTTTCGTCTACACAAAGGATGGCTACATGGCCTCTCTGCTCTCACGATGCCGCCCCGACTGCCCCATCTTCGCGTTCACGTCCTCGATGTCCGTCAGGAGACGGCTGAACCTCCAGTGGGGTCTCATCCCATTCCGGCTCAGCGAGTCCGATGACATGGAGAGCAACCTCAACCGCACCTTCTCCCTGCTGAAGGCCAGGGGCATGGTGCAGTCCGGAGACCTGGTGATCGCGCTCTCCGACATGCTGCAGTCCATCCAAGTGATGAATGTGCCCTAG